Proteins from one Chroococcidiopsis sp. CCMEE 29 genomic window:
- a CDS encoding NAD(P)/FAD-dependent oxidoreductase, giving the protein MQPLTVVVIGGGAAGFFGAIACAKANPHTRVTLLEASRQPLAKVRISGGGRCNVTHACFDPAGLVQNYPRGGRALRGAFSRFQASNTVAWFAAHGVKLKTEADGRMFPITDRSETIVDCLMNAAAASGVEVRTGAAVVSVSRQARFEISLKSGGLQSDRLLLATGSSQIGYQIAKSFGHQIEPPVPSLFTFNILDRQLRELAGISANSVQLRLSVDSKTKLEQTGPLLITHWGLSGPAVLKLSAWGARVLHDCNYQATLLINWLPQLNSEDLRQKLLAVKAECSKKAIALHRGVDLPHRLWQYLVARAGIGTEDRWAGLSNKTLNQLLQELTQGKYLIQGKGAFKEEFVTCGGVSLKEVNFKTMESRCCPGLYFAGEILDIDGVTGGFNFQSAWTTAWIAGQAMASSS; this is encoded by the coding sequence TTGCAACCTCTAACAGTAGTGGTAATTGGGGGTGGGGCAGCTGGTTTTTTTGGTGCGATCGCCTGTGCCAAAGCAAATCCTCACACCAGAGTCACTTTACTAGAAGCCAGTCGTCAACCGTTAGCCAAAGTTCGGATTTCCGGTGGTGGTCGGTGCAATGTCACCCATGCTTGCTTTGACCCAGCGGGATTAGTACAAAATTACCCCAGAGGCGGCAGAGCCCTGCGAGGTGCTTTCAGCCGCTTTCAAGCCAGCAATACAGTTGCCTGGTTTGCTGCCCACGGAGTCAAGCTCAAAACTGAAGCGGACGGACGGATGTTTCCGATCACCGATAGGTCAGAAACGATTGTGGACTGTCTGATGAATGCAGCTGCTGCCTCTGGAGTAGAAGTTCGCACTGGTGCCGCCGTTGTTTCAGTATCACGGCAAGCTAGATTTGAAATTTCGTTAAAATCAGGAGGTTTGCAGAGCGATCGCCTCCTCCTTGCCACAGGAAGCAGCCAAATTGGTTATCAAATCGCAAAATCATTCGGTCATCAGATTGAACCTCCAGTCCCGTCGCTGTTTACTTTCAACATTCTTGATCGCCAGCTACGGGAACTAGCTGGGATTAGCGCTAACTCGGTGCAATTGCGCTTATCAGTAGATAGCAAGACCAAGCTGGAGCAAACCGGACCACTGCTGATTACTCACTGGGGTCTAAGTGGACCTGCTGTACTCAAACTTTCTGCCTGGGGGGCGCGGGTGTTACATGACTGCAACTATCAAGCCACCTTATTGATTAATTGGCTACCACAGTTAAACTCAGAAGACCTGCGGCAAAAACTACTGGCTGTCAAAGCTGAATGCTCAAAAAAAGCGATCGCCTTACATCGTGGAGTTGACCTGCCCCACCGTCTTTGGCAATATTTAGTTGCTCGTGCAGGCATTGGAACAGAAGACCGCTGGGCTGGACTATCTAACAAAACCCTAAATCAACTACTTCAAGAACTAACTCAGGGCAAGTATCTAATTCAAGGTAAAGGAGCCTTCAAAGAAGAATTTGTCACCTGTGGTGGGGTCAGCTTGAAAGAAGTAAACTTCAAAACCATGGAAAGTCGTTGCTGTCCAGGTCTTTACTTTGCCGGAGAAATCCTAGATATTGATGGCGTAACCGGGGGGTTTAATTTCCAAAGTGCCTGGACAACTGCATGGATAGCTGGTCAGGCGATGGCAAGCAGTTCTTGA
- the tkt gene encoding transketolase gives MVVATQSLEELCINSIRLLAVDAVEKANSGHPGLPMGAAPLAFVLWDRFLRFNPKNPAWFNRDRFLLSAGHGSMLQYALLYLTGYDDLTLEDLKQFRQWESKTPGHPENFMNPGVEITTGPLGQGIANGVGIAMAEAHLAATFNKPDFPIIDHYTYVILGDGDNMEGVSGEACSLAGHLGLGKLIAFYDDNHISIDGSTDLAFTEDVGKRFEAYGWHIQTVENGDTDLDAIHQAIETAQSVTDQPSLIKVKTTIGYGSNKAGTSGIHSDALGEAEVKATRENLGWQYEPFVIPEDALNHWRKAIERGAKIEEEWNQLFASYKQKYSEEARTLERMHEAELPEGWDKVLPTYTQEDKGDATRNHSGKVLNALAGVLPELIGGSADLAPSNKTLLKSSGDFQKGQYANRNIRFGVREHGMGAIANGLALDGSGLIPYCATFLVFTDYMRAAIRLSALSEAGVIYVMTHDSIALGEDGPTHQPVEHIASLRAIPDLYVIRPADGNETSGAYKVAIKAARGKRFGNKTRPSILALSRQGVPNLAGTSIEGVTKGAYILSDSDGTPDLILIGTGSETQLCVKAAEQLRNEGKKVRVVSMPCWELFQEQDAEYRESVLPKAVKKRVSVEAGTTFGWCRYVGDEGIAVGIDQFGSSAPGNICMEKFGFTVDNVLAKAKALLG, from the coding sequence ATGGTTGTTGCAACCCAATCCCTCGAAGAACTTTGTATTAACTCGATCCGCCTTCTGGCAGTTGATGCCGTAGAGAAGGCAAATTCTGGTCACCCAGGACTACCCATGGGCGCAGCTCCGCTGGCATTTGTGCTATGGGATCGCTTTTTGCGGTTTAATCCGAAAAATCCCGCTTGGTTCAATCGCGATCGCTTCTTGCTGTCTGCGGGTCACGGCAGTATGTTGCAATATGCTCTGCTCTACCTAACTGGCTACGATGATCTGACCCTTGAAGACTTGAAGCAATTCCGCCAATGGGAATCTAAAACCCCGGGACATCCAGAAAACTTCATGAATCCTGGGGTCGAGATTACAACTGGACCTTTGGGTCAAGGCATTGCCAATGGTGTGGGAATTGCAATGGCTGAGGCTCACTTGGCAGCCACATTTAATAAACCCGATTTTCCAATCATCGATCACTACACCTATGTAATTCTGGGTGACGGTGACAACATGGAAGGTGTCTCTGGCGAAGCCTGTTCATTAGCGGGACACTTGGGTCTGGGTAAGCTGATTGCATTCTACGATGACAATCACATTTCGATTGATGGCTCTACCGATCTAGCATTTACGGAAGATGTGGGTAAGCGCTTTGAAGCTTACGGTTGGCACATTCAAACAGTTGAGAATGGCGATACCGACCTCGATGCTATTCATCAGGCAATTGAAACAGCACAATCAGTCACCGATCAGCCTTCTTTAATCAAAGTTAAGACAACGATTGGTTACGGTTCTAATAAGGCTGGGACTTCAGGTATTCATAGCGATGCTCTTGGGGAAGCTGAAGTAAAGGCAACTCGGGAGAACCTGGGCTGGCAATACGAGCCATTTGTAATTCCAGAAGATGCTCTCAATCATTGGCGCAAGGCGATTGAGCGCGGGGCAAAAATAGAAGAAGAGTGGAATCAACTCTTTGCTTCTTACAAACAAAAATATTCCGAAGAAGCTCGCACACTAGAGCGGATGCATGAGGCTGAACTTCCGGAAGGCTGGGATAAAGTTCTACCCACCTACACGCAAGAGGATAAGGGCGATGCCACCCGTAACCACTCTGGCAAAGTCCTCAATGCTCTGGCAGGCGTTTTACCAGAATTGATTGGTGGTTCTGCGGATCTAGCTCCCTCCAACAAAACCTTGCTGAAGTCTTCTGGAGACTTCCAAAAAGGACAATATGCCAATCGCAATATCCGCTTTGGAGTTCGAGAGCATGGCATGGGAGCGATCGCTAACGGACTTGCCCTCGATGGATCGGGGCTGATTCCCTACTGTGCCACTTTCCTAGTCTTTACTGACTATATGCGGGCGGCAATTCGCCTGTCTGCTTTGTCGGAAGCTGGCGTAATTTATGTCATGACTCATGACTCAATCGCCCTGGGTGAAGATGGTCCAACTCACCAACCCGTTGAACATATAGCTTCGCTGAGGGCAATTCCCGATCTGTATGTGATCCGCCCTGCTGATGGTAACGAAACCTCTGGGGCTTACAAAGTAGCGATCAAAGCCGCCAGAGGGAAGAGATTCGGTAACAAAACACGTCCCTCGATTTTAGCGCTGAGTCGGCAAGGAGTGCCAAACCTGGCTGGTACCTCTATTGAGGGTGTTACCAAGGGTGCTTACATCCTATCTGATAGCGATGGCACACCCGATTTGATTTTGATCGGCACAGGTAGCGAAACGCAACTTTGCGTCAAGGCAGCTGAACAGTTACGCAATGAAGGCAAGAAAGTACGAGTTGTTTCCATGCCTTGTTGGGAACTCTTCCAAGAGCAGGATGCTGAGTATCGGGAATCTGTATTGCCCAAAGCAGTGAAGAAGCGGGTATCTGTGGAAGCAGGCACTACCTTTGGCTGGTGCCGTTATGTTGGCGATGAAGGTATCGCCGTTGGTATCGATCAATTTGGTTCTTCAGCTCCCGGTAATATTTGCATGGAGAAGTTTGGCTTTACTGTAGACAACGTACTAGCCAAGGCAAAGGCTTTGTTGGGATAG
- a CDS encoding CoB--CoM heterodisulfide reductase iron-sulfur subunit B family protein has product MPSQTLKYAYFPGCVAQGACRELYQSTQALTQALGIELIELKKAACCGSGTFKEDSQLLEDTVNARNIALAEELNLPLLTHCSTCQGVIGHVDERLKACQRNDPAYVLQVNNLLQKEGCLPYKGSTEVKHLLYALVTDYGLEEIQQRVTKSLSGLKCAAFYGCYLLRAQKSMPYDDPYNPQAMENVFRAVGATPIYYRGRTQCCGWPLASYATTQSFKMAGMHIQDAIASGADCMITPCPLCHLNLDSRQPEVEKVIGQKLGLPVLHLPQLIALALGVKPKQLGLDRHIVSTRPVLEKLGL; this is encoded by the coding sequence ATGCCATCCCAGACTTTGAAATATGCCTACTTTCCTGGCTGTGTTGCTCAAGGTGCTTGTCGGGAACTTTATCAATCTACTCAAGCCTTAACTCAAGCCTTAGGAATTGAACTCATTGAACTTAAGAAAGCTGCCTGTTGCGGTTCCGGCACTTTCAAAGAAGATTCCCAGCTGCTGGAAGATACAGTGAATGCCCGGAATATTGCTCTAGCAGAGGAATTGAATCTGCCACTGCTAACTCATTGCAGTACTTGTCAAGGAGTGATCGGTCATGTTGATGAACGCCTGAAAGCTTGCCAAAGAAACGACCCTGCTTATGTTTTACAGGTTAATAACTTACTGCAAAAAGAGGGTTGCTTGCCTTACAAGGGAAGTACAGAAGTAAAACATCTACTGTATGCCCTAGTGACTGATTACGGTCTAGAGGAAATTCAGCAACGAGTCACAAAATCGTTGAGTGGATTGAAATGTGCAGCGTTCTATGGCTGCTATTTACTACGCGCCCAAAAATCCATGCCTTACGATGACCCCTATAACCCACAAGCAATGGAAAATGTATTTCGGGCAGTAGGTGCAACACCAATTTATTACAGAGGTCGTACTCAGTGCTGCGGTTGGCCCCTTGCTAGCTATGCTACTACCCAATCATTCAAAATGGCGGGTATGCATATTCAGGATGCGATCGCCTCTGGCGCAGATTGTATGATCACGCCTTGCCCCTTGTGCCACCTCAATCTCGATTCCCGTCAACCAGAGGTGGAAAAGGTGATTGGTCAAAAATTAGGTCTACCAGTGCTACATTTACCTCAGTTGATTGCTTTGGCATTGGGCGTTAAACCGAAACAACTGGGTCTAGATCGCCATATTGTCTCCACTCGCCCAGTGTTGGAAAAACTAGGACTGTAG
- the fabF gene encoding beta-ketoacyl-ACP synthase II, with product MTDFEQKRVVITGVGAITPIGNTQAEFWEGLLGGRNGIGPITLFDASQHKCCIAGEVKGFDPNKYMDSKDAKRMDRFAQFAVSASLQAIADAKFVINELNAEQVGAIIGTGIGGIKVLEEQQTVYLNRGPDRCSPFMVPMMIANMAAGLTAIHTGAKGPNSCPVTACAAGSNAVGDAFRLIQRGYAQAMLCGGAEAAVTPLSVAGFASARTLSRRNDDPAHACRPFDRDRDGFVMGEGSGILLLEELGHALSRGAKIYAEIVGYGMTCDAYHMTSPVPGGEGAARAMQLALKDAKLSPHQVSYINAHGTSTQANDVTETAAIKKALGEYAHKVVISSTKSMTGHLLGGSGGIEAVCTVLAIANDQIPPTINLDNPDPECDLDYVPHQSRAQKVEVALSNSFGFGGHNVTLAFKKYV from the coding sequence ATGACAGATTTTGAACAGAAACGAGTTGTTATAACAGGTGTCGGCGCAATTACGCCAATTGGCAACACCCAAGCTGAGTTCTGGGAAGGCTTGCTTGGTGGAAGAAATGGCATTGGTCCAATTACGTTATTTGATGCTTCACAGCATAAATGCTGCATTGCTGGTGAAGTAAAGGGGTTTGACCCCAACAAATACATGGACAGCAAAGATGCCAAGCGGATGGATCGATTCGCTCAATTTGCGGTTTCAGCCAGTTTGCAAGCGATCGCCGATGCAAAGTTTGTGATCAATGAATTGAACGCGGAACAGGTGGGTGCGATTATTGGCACCGGAATTGGTGGCATTAAGGTGCTAGAAGAGCAGCAAACGGTTTACCTGAATCGAGGTCCAGACCGCTGCAGTCCCTTCATGGTACCAATGATGATTGCTAATATGGCAGCCGGCTTAACGGCAATTCATACAGGTGCCAAAGGACCGAACTCTTGTCCAGTAACTGCCTGTGCTGCTGGTTCTAACGCTGTGGGTGATGCCTTTCGTCTGATTCAGCGAGGCTATGCCCAGGCAATGCTGTGTGGTGGAGCAGAAGCAGCGGTAACTCCATTGTCAGTAGCGGGGTTTGCGTCAGCGCGGACACTTTCCCGGCGGAATGACGATCCAGCACACGCCTGCCGTCCCTTTGACCGCGATCGCGATGGGTTCGTAATGGGCGAAGGCTCAGGCATCTTACTGCTGGAAGAATTAGGACATGCTCTCAGCCGGGGTGCCAAGATTTATGCGGAAATTGTTGGCTATGGGATGACTTGCGACGCTTACCACATGACTTCACCAGTCCCAGGTGGAGAAGGTGCGGCGCGCGCGATGCAGCTAGCATTGAAAGATGCGAAGCTAAGTCCACACCAGGTAAGCTACATCAATGCCCACGGTACTAGTACCCAAGCAAATGATGTGACAGAAACCGCCGCCATTAAAAAAGCCTTAGGTGAGTATGCCCATAAAGTGGTGATTAGCTCGACTAAGTCAATGACTGGTCATTTGTTGGGTGGTTCTGGTGGGATTGAAGCAGTTTGCACGGTTTTAGCGATCGCTAATGACCAAATTCCTCCAACGATCAATTTGGACAATCCAGATCCAGAATGCGATCTAGATTATGTTCCCCACCAAAGTCGCGCTCAAAAGGTTGAAGTTGCCCTGTCAAATTCTTTTGGCTTTGGCGGTCACAACGTCACGTTAGCATTCAAGAAGTACGTTTAG
- the lpxD gene encoding UDP-3-O-(3-hydroxymyristoyl)glucosamine N-acyltransferase: MKFSELVQTLGEAATCNSLNTNKDCDPEITGLAAVDEASAGTLSYVEGAKFAAEVGKTKASALILPQEETLQLQAQERGIAWIATSQPRLLFAQAIALFYHPFRPAPEIHPTAVIHPSVYLGNHLYIGAHVVIQAGAKIGDGVCIHPNVVIYPEVEIGDRTVLHANCTINERTRIGADCVIHSGAVIGAEGFGFVPTATGWFKMEQSGYTVLEDGVEVGCNSTIDRPAVGETRIGRNTKIDNLVQIGHGCQVGANCAIAAQVGLAGGVKVGNQVILGGQVGIANQVKVGDKAIAGAKAGIHHDVEPGTIVSGLPAVPHKLFLKASAIYTRLPEMYQSLKQIQRLLSDK; encoded by the coding sequence ATGAAATTTAGCGAACTAGTACAGACACTGGGCGAAGCTGCAACCTGTAACAGCCTAAACACTAATAAAGATTGCGACCCTGAAATTACTGGATTAGCAGCAGTTGACGAAGCATCTGCTGGCACCCTCAGCTACGTAGAAGGAGCCAAATTCGCCGCTGAAGTGGGGAAAACCAAGGCAAGTGCTTTGATTTTGCCCCAAGAAGAAACACTGCAGCTACAAGCACAAGAACGTGGTATTGCTTGGATTGCCACATCCCAACCACGATTGTTATTTGCTCAGGCGATCGCTCTGTTCTACCACCCTTTTCGCCCAGCACCCGAAATTCATCCCACCGCCGTCATTCATCCCTCCGTCTATCTGGGTAATCACTTATATATCGGCGCTCATGTAGTAATTCAGGCGGGAGCGAAAATTGGGGATGGAGTTTGCATTCACCCGAATGTAGTGATTTATCCAGAGGTAGAGATAGGCGATCGCACTGTCTTACACGCTAACTGCACAATTAACGAGCGCACTCGCATCGGTGCAGATTGTGTAATTCATAGTGGTGCAGTCATTGGTGCCGAAGGCTTTGGTTTTGTTCCCACTGCAACCGGTTGGTTCAAAATGGAGCAGTCCGGCTATACAGTGCTAGAAGATGGCGTTGAAGTTGGTTGCAACAGCACAATTGACCGCCCAGCAGTAGGAGAAACCCGAATTGGTCGCAACACCAAAATTGACAACTTAGTGCAAATTGGTCACGGTTGCCAGGTGGGTGCCAACTGTGCGATCGCCGCTCAAGTGGGTTTAGCTGGTGGTGTGAAAGTGGGAAACCAAGTCATTCTTGGGGGTCAGGTAGGGATTGCGAATCAAGTAAAAGTGGGAGATAAGGCGATCGCTGGGGCAAAAGCAGGAATCCATCATGACGTAGAGCCAGGAACTATTGTCTCCGGTCTCCCAGCTGTTCCTCATAAACTTTTTCTTAAAGCGTCTGCCATCTATACTCGGCTGCCGGAAATGTATCAATCCCTCAAACAAATCCAACGACTTTTGAGTGATAAGTAA
- the rd gene encoding rubredoxin, whose translation MENYLCSLCGYEYNPEEGDPDGGIEPGTPFEAIPDDWVCPVCGATKDMFEPA comes from the coding sequence ATGGAAAATTATCTGTGTTCCCTTTGTGGATATGAGTATAACCCAGAAGAAGGCGATCCAGATGGAGGAATTGAACCGGGGACACCATTTGAAGCTATCCCAGACGACTGGGTGTGTCCGGTGTGTGGAGCAACAAAAGATATGTTTGAACCAGCATAG
- the acpP gene encoding acyl carrier protein, translating into MSEAEIFEKVKKIVSEQLSVEASSVTPQANFANDLGADSLDTVELVMALEEEFDVEIPDEAAEQITTVQEAVNYISNKVATSA; encoded by the coding sequence ATGAGCGAAGCGGAAATTTTTGAAAAAGTTAAGAAAATCGTCTCGGAACAACTTAGTGTTGAAGCTAGCAGTGTTACACCACAAGCTAACTTTGCCAACGATCTAGGAGCTGATTCCCTTGATACAGTTGAACTGGTGATGGCTTTAGAAGAAGAATTTGATGTCGAAATTCCAGATGAGGCAGCCGAACAGATTACAACGGTTCAAGAAGCAGTAAACTATATCAGCAATAAAGTTGCCACGTCTGCTTAG